The Mucilaginibacter mallensis genome has a segment encoding these proteins:
- a CDS encoding ribbon-helix-helix domain-containing protein has translation MAEKKAFILRINPEVLKEIETWAADEFRSTNGQIEYLMQQALNERKKTSIKKKST, from the coding sequence ATGGCTGAAAAGAAAGCATTTATATTACGTATCAATCCTGAAGTATTAAAGGAGATAGAAACCTGGGCGGCGGATGAATTCAGAAGCACTAACGGGCAGATTGAATACCTTATGCAACAGGCTTTGAATGAGCGTAAAAAAACCAGCATAAAGAAAAAATCAACCTGA
- a CDS encoding polyprenol monophosphomannose synthase, whose product MPDSIVIIPTYNEKENIERMIRKVMSLPHDFHLLIIDDGSPDGTQIIVKNLMNVYPERLFIEERAGKQGLGTAYIHGFKWALAHQYDYIFEMDADFSHNPDDLLKLRQAIIDGADAAIGSRYINGVNVVNWPMSRVLMSYFASVYVRFITGIKVQDSTAGFMCYKRKVLETISLDKIKFVGYAFQIEMKYTAIKHGFKLVEVPIIFTDRTAGTSKMSTSIFREAFLGVIQMKINSIFRKYPEG is encoded by the coding sequence GTGCCCGATAGCATAGTTATTATACCAACCTATAATGAGAAGGAGAATATTGAACGGATGATCCGTAAGGTTATGTCCCTTCCTCATGATTTTCATTTACTCATTATTGATGACGGCTCACCTGATGGCACACAGATCATTGTAAAAAACCTGATGAACGTATATCCTGAGCGCCTTTTTATTGAAGAGCGTGCAGGGAAACAAGGTTTAGGCACCGCATATATTCACGGTTTTAAATGGGCATTAGCACATCAGTATGACTATATATTTGAAATGGATGCCGATTTCTCGCACAATCCGGATGATCTGTTAAAATTAAGGCAGGCTATCATTGATGGTGCCGATGCAGCCATTGGCTCGCGCTATATTAATGGTGTAAACGTGGTTAACTGGCCAATGAGCCGTGTACTGATGAGCTATTTTGCATCGGTTTATGTACGTTTCATTACAGGCATAAAAGTTCAGGATTCTACTGCAGGCTTTATGTGCTATAAACGTAAGGTTTTAGAAACCATTAGCCTTGATAAGATAAAGTTTGTCGGCTATGCTTTCCAGATCGAGATGAAATATACGGCTATAAAGCATGGCTTTAAACTGGTGGAGGTGCCCATCATATTTACCGACCGTACAGCAGGAACCTCAAAAATGTCGACCAGCATATTCCGTGAAGCATTTTTAGGAGTGATACAAATGAAGATAAACAGTATTTTCAGGAAGTATCCTGAAGGATGA
- a CDS encoding SpoIIAA family protein: MLQFIKDLPSHVAGVHATGEVRDEDFERVLAPLLNEQVNSQGKINFLLVLDTKVSSFTWGALWKDLKLGLKHYRQWKRIAIVTDQREVKLFSDAFRFIIPGQSKGFPLDRLDEAVRWVSVK, translated from the coding sequence ATGCTGCAATTTATAAAAGACCTACCGTCGCATGTTGCAGGTGTACATGCTACCGGTGAGGTGAGGGATGAAGACTTTGAGCGAGTATTGGCGCCGCTGCTTAATGAACAGGTTAACAGCCAGGGTAAGATTAATTTTTTGTTAGTGCTTGATACCAAGGTGTCAAGCTTTACATGGGGTGCATTATGGAAAGACCTGAAATTAGGACTAAAACACTACAGGCAATGGAAAAGAATAGCCATAGTGACCGACCAAAGAGAGGTGAAATTATTTAGCGATGCTTTTAGATTTATTATTCCCGGTCAGTCAAAAGGTTTTCCCTTAGATAGGCTGGACGAGGCTGTGAGATGGGTGTCTGTAAAATAG
- a CDS encoding SPFH domain-containing protein yields MDSEKIINPPSGYVAFFFFLLSAIAAIVLFSTDNLILALILTVIDLVFILPGLAIVNPNESKVLTLFGDYVGTVKQGGFFWVNPFTAKRKISLRAFNLNGQQLKVNDKVGNPIEIAAVIVWQIKDTAKAAFAVENYLQYVNIQSEAAVRHLANSFPYDNNEDETADITLRGGTEQVSLFLEKELNERLDRAGIEVLEARISHLAYSPEIAHTMLQRQQASAIISARRLIVEGAVGMVEMALAKLSEKKIVELDEERKAAMVSNLLVVLCGDRSVNPVVNTGTLYH; encoded by the coding sequence ATGGATTCTGAAAAAATAATCAACCCACCTTCCGGTTACGTAGCCTTTTTTTTCTTCTTATTGTCAGCTATTGCTGCTATAGTATTATTCTCAACGGATAATCTTATACTGGCACTTATACTCACGGTTATCGATCTTGTTTTTATACTCCCGGGCCTGGCCATTGTGAACCCGAACGAATCAAAAGTGCTCACGCTTTTTGGTGATTATGTGGGCACAGTTAAGCAAGGCGGCTTTTTTTGGGTGAACCCTTTTACCGCAAAAAGAAAAATATCATTAAGGGCCTTTAATTTAAACGGGCAGCAGCTTAAGGTAAATGATAAAGTAGGTAACCCTATTGAAATTGCGGCAGTAATTGTTTGGCAGATAAAAGATACGGCTAAAGCGGCATTTGCAGTTGAAAATTATTTACAATATGTGAATATACAGAGCGAGGCAGCAGTAAGGCATCTGGCAAACTCATTCCCCTATGATAACAATGAAGATGAAACCGCAGATATTACTTTAAGAGGCGGCACTGAACAGGTAAGTCTTTTTTTGGAAAAGGAATTGAATGAAAGGTTAGACAGGGCCGGCATCGAGGTATTGGAAGCCCGTATATCACATCTGGCTTATTCACCTGAAATTGCGCATACTATGCTGCAAAGGCAACAGGCATCAGCCATTATATCGGCCCGCAGGTTGATTGTTGAAGGCGCGGTTGGTATGGTTGAAATGGCGCTGGCTAAATTATCGGAAAAAAAGATTGTTGAGCTTGATGAGGAACGCAAAGCGGCCATGGTAAGCAACCTGCTGGTTGTTTTATGCGGCGACAGAAGCGTTAACCCGGTTGTTAATACCGGAACATTATACCATTAA
- the ruvB gene encoding Holliday junction branch migration DNA helicase RuvB, with amino-acid sequence MNEHLDPDRERLSPTERDIEKVLRPQVFEDFTGQHKILTNLKIFVQAARQRGESLDHVLLHGPPGLGKTTLSHIIANEMGVGIKITSGPVLDKPGDLAGLLTNLETGDILFIDEIHRLSPLVEEYLYSAMEDFKIDIMLESGPNARSVQISLNPFTLVGATTRSGLLTAPLRARFGINSRLEYYDAKLLTTIVLRSATILKTPISDEGAYEIARRSRGTPRIANALLRRTRDFAQIKGDGNIDTAIAKYALNALNVDEHGLDEMDNKILVTIIDKFKGGPVGLKTIATAVGEDEGTIEEVYEPFLIQEGFLMRTARGREATENAYKHLGKIKLGGNPSLF; translated from the coding sequence ATGAACGAGCATCTTGATCCCGACCGCGAACGCCTCTCTCCTACTGAACGTGATATTGAAAAAGTATTGCGTCCACAGGTATTTGAGGATTTTACGGGTCAGCATAAAATATTAACCAACTTAAAAATATTTGTACAGGCCGCCCGCCAACGCGGCGAATCGCTTGATCACGTGCTCTTACACGGCCCTCCCGGCTTGGGCAAAACCACCCTATCGCACATTATTGCAAATGAGATGGGGGTTGGTATTAAGATAACTTCAGGCCCTGTATTAGATAAACCCGGCGATCTTGCAGGCCTGCTTACCAACCTTGAAACGGGCGACATCTTATTCATTGATGAAATCCATCGCCTTAGTCCGCTTGTTGAGGAGTATTTATACTCAGCAATGGAGGATTTTAAGATTGATATTATGCTTGAAAGCGGACCGAATGCCCGGTCGGTGCAAATTTCTTTAAACCCATTTACATTAGTTGGGGCTACTACCCGTTCCGGACTGCTTACAGCTCCGCTACGTGCCCGTTTTGGTATTAATTCAAGATTAGAATATTACGATGCTAAGCTATTAACTACTATTGTATTACGCTCGGCAACTATATTAAAAACCCCGATAAGCGATGAAGGCGCATACGAAATTGCCCGCCGTAGTCGCGGTACGCCACGTATTGCCAATGCACTGCTTCGCCGTACCAGAGATTTTGCCCAGATAAAGGGAGATGGTAACATTGATACCGCTATTGCCAAATATGCCCTTAACGCGCTGAATGTTGATGAGCACGGCCTGGATGAAATGGATAACAAAATACTGGTAACTATCATCGATAAGTTTAAAGGCGGCCCAGTGGGCTTAAAAACCATTGCCACCGCCGTTGGTGAGGACGAAGGAACTATTGAAGAAGTTTATGAACCCTTTTTAATACAGGAAGGCTTTTTAATGCGCACCGCGCGCGGTCGTGAGGCCACTGAAAACGCTTATAAGCACTTGGGTAAAATTAAACTGGGCGGCAATCCCTCATTATTTTAG
- a CDS encoding Gfo/Idh/MocA family protein translates to MKTKLFIKSLNCCKIFILSVALISISITASYAQTPLRLGVAGLNHNHVYNILNKYRDGKADIVGIAEPNKALWAKFGKIFHIPDSLFFTDLKTMVLKKKPDAVLGYNAAANHVDIVEVCAPLGIPVMVEKPLAATLVQAVRIRELAEKYHVKVLTNFETTWYPSNWDIYNTVNTGSIGPIRRMVAHDGHQGPKEIGCSEEFLAWLTDPVLNGAGALNDFGCYGADLMTWMMHGERPIAVTAIARHYKPDVYPKVEDDATVIVEYHGATGEIEGSWNWPFSIKDFEVFGATGYLHALDTSHIVSRMRENIKGAKNVEPLAAPINDPIVYLTAVLHHQIPGTDDLSSLKYNIIVMEILDAAKRSINEGRRIVL, encoded by the coding sequence ATGAAAACTAAATTGTTTATCAAAAGCTTGAATTGCTGCAAAATATTTATTTTATCAGTAGCATTAATTAGCATATCTATAACTGCATCATATGCGCAAACGCCTTTACGCCTCGGCGTTGCCGGATTAAACCATAATCACGTATATAATATCTTAAATAAGTACAGGGATGGTAAGGCCGATATTGTAGGTATAGCTGAACCTAATAAAGCCTTATGGGCAAAATTTGGCAAGATCTTTCATATCCCGGATTCATTGTTTTTTACCGATTTGAAAACAATGGTATTAAAGAAAAAACCCGATGCTGTTTTAGGGTATAACGCCGCTGCAAACCATGTGGATATTGTTGAAGTATGTGCGCCGTTGGGTATCCCGGTTATGGTTGAAAAGCCATTGGCTGCTACTTTGGTACAAGCGGTAAGAATAAGGGAACTGGCTGAAAAATATCACGTCAAGGTATTAACCAATTTTGAAACTACATGGTACCCATCAAACTGGGATATTTACAACACCGTAAATACAGGCAGTATAGGCCCCATTAGGCGAATGGTGGCTCATGACGGGCACCAGGGACCGAAAGAAATTGGATGTAGCGAAGAATTTTTAGCCTGGCTTACCGATCCTGTATTGAACGGAGCAGGCGCGCTTAACGATTTTGGCTGCTATGGCGCCGACCTGATGACCTGGATGATGCATGGCGAAAGACCAATTGCTGTAACTGCCATCGCCCGGCATTACAAACCGGATGTTTACCCGAAAGTTGAAGATGACGCTACCGTTATTGTTGAATACCATGGTGCTACAGGTGAAATAGAAGGATCATGGAACTGGCCATTCTCCATAAAGGATTTTGAAGTTTTTGGCGCAACGGGATATTTGCATGCTTTAGATACCAGCCATATAGTTAGTCGCATGCGTGAAAATATTAAAGGTGCTAAAAATGTTGAACCATTGGCCGCTCCAATTAATGACCCAATAGTGTATTTAACCGCTGTGCTTCATCACCAAATACCGGGCACCGATGATCTTTCCTCACTAAAATATAATATTATAGTGATGGAGATATTGGATGCTGCCAAAAGATCTATAAACGAAGGAAGGCGGATAGTTCTGTAA
- a CDS encoding POT-type proton-dependent oligopeptide transporter, with protein MVQDTLTAESTPKKSKYPKSVPFIIGNEAAERFSFYGMRSILVTFLVAQFYNPTSDKLLSTVADAKANQMSHLFVTVAYALPFVGGLVADWFTGKYKIILYISIVYCMGHLCLAMFDSSLSGFTFGLVLVAIGAGGIKSCVSANVGDQFDASNQDLLSKIYGWFYFSINAGSVLSTLAIPYIYQNYGAKWAFGIPGILMGLATIIFFSGRKLYVRVPPSGVNRDNFVFITFYALTHLSHKKPGESWLDVAKEAHNPERVDGVKAVYRVMAVFFFALAFWAVWDQCLSEWVLQAAHLNRTINLGFYQFTVIAGQISTVNAVFLLIFIPVFNYWVYPFFDKIGLKTTPLRRLGTGLVLTALTFVIIALIQTSIDHGGTPSVWWQVLAYIVLSAAEVLVSITGLEYAYTHSPKSMKSTMTAIWLLVVSLGNYITSGVNGYIANKGTFAPYLAGAGYYWFFVCFILVFVVAFMFVSPRLKEHNYITDPYIDDAEHNKIIADTNNL; from the coding sequence ATGGTTCAAGACACATTGACTGCGGAGAGCACTCCGAAGAAGTCAAAATACCCAAAAAGCGTACCTTTTATTATAGGTAACGAAGCTGCCGAGCGTTTCAGCTTTTACGGCATGCGTTCAATATTAGTGACCTTTTTGGTGGCTCAATTTTATAATCCCACTAGTGATAAATTACTGTCGACAGTGGCCGATGCCAAGGCAAACCAAATGTCGCATCTATTTGTAACCGTGGCTTATGCACTCCCCTTTGTTGGTGGTTTGGTTGCAGATTGGTTTACCGGGAAATACAAGATCATTTTATATATATCGATAGTTTATTGCATGGGGCATTTGTGCCTGGCCATGTTCGACTCAAGCCTGAGCGGCTTTACCTTCGGACTTGTGTTGGTAGCTATCGGCGCAGGTGGCATAAAATCATGCGTATCAGCCAATGTCGGCGATCAGTTCGACGCTTCGAACCAGGATCTTTTATCAAAAATTTACGGATGGTTTTATTTCAGTATTAATGCAGGCTCCGTATTATCAACACTGGCAATACCTTACATCTATCAAAACTATGGCGCAAAATGGGCCTTTGGTATACCGGGTATTTTAATGGGCTTAGCTACTATAATTTTCTTTTCCGGAAGAAAACTATATGTACGGGTACCTCCATCAGGTGTTAACCGGGACAATTTTGTTTTTATTACTTTTTATGCATTAACACATCTTAGTCATAAAAAACCGGGCGAATCATGGTTGGATGTGGCTAAAGAAGCACATAATCCTGAAAGAGTTGACGGTGTAAAAGCTGTTTACCGTGTAATGGCGGTGTTCTTTTTCGCCCTGGCATTTTGGGCCGTTTGGGATCAGTGCCTTTCAGAATGGGTATTGCAAGCCGCCCACCTCAACCGAACTATCAATTTAGGTTTTTATCAATTCACAGTAATAGCCGGGCAAATATCAACTGTTAACGCGGTGTTCCTGCTTATATTTATCCCGGTGTTTAATTACTGGGTTTATCCATTCTTTGACAAGATCGGTTTGAAAACTACGCCATTGAGGCGCCTTGGTACCGGCCTGGTGTTAACTGCATTAACCTTTGTTATTATCGCCTTAATACAAACAAGCATCGATCATGGCGGTACACCATCAGTATGGTGGCAGGTATTAGCTTATATCGTGTTATCGGCCGCCGAAGTGTTGGTATCCATTACAGGCCTGGAATATGCCTATACCCACTCCCCAAAATCAATGAAAAGCACCATGACGGCTATTTGGCTTTTGGTGGTTTCGCTGGGTAACTATATCACCTCGGGTGTAAACGGATACATCGCCAATAAAGGCACTTTTGCGCCTTACCTTGCAGGGGCAGGCTATTATTGGTTCTTTGTATGCTTTATCTTGGTTTTTGTAGTAGCGTTTATGTTTGTTTCGCCACGTTTAAAAGAACACAACTATATTACTGACCCTTATATAGATGACGCTGAACATAACAAGATAATTGCCGACACAAATAATTTATAA
- a CDS encoding HD family phosphohydrolase, with protein MANLSPSRQKALLRKYARNLKFLMMAASICLIVWTLPKQAKFRYEIEKGRIWTQKDLISPYNFAILKTPQEIDNDHRAALASITPIYQLNTDIGQQQLDTFKSSLEVKWHSAGLNDRQKEAYLTIGTNLLKNIYDTGLLRLNPKYQQYAADYPVTILNKNIATDKNTADLFTKQKALDYCNQVLSKQKDIDKSFLLDLIISRLQNNLVYDDGLTARLEKEAIESLSVTRGMVQKDEIIVSKGSVVNDEVYQKLESYKKAFEDNARVNGDRRLVVLGEVLLVSIAIALLMVFLYLFRKDIYHDNRLVSLILLVITAMLGTLSLAIKLEMPNLYYIPYCIVPIIIRILFDTRLALNIHLLVVLIAGFFVPNSFEFAYFEITAGMVSIYSMKHLIRREQFLISALIITFSYFVAFLGISFIREGSFINISWVDFLPFVVSVLLTLLAYPLIYLFEKLFAITSDITLIELTNTNAPLLRELAFTAPGTFQHSLQVANLAENAIYSIGGNALLVRAGALYHDIGKLENPLFFIENQSSGFNPHDKLPYEESAQIIIRHVSKGVEMAEKANIPEVVIDFIRTHHGNTRVDYFYQSYLKNFPEKLINENTFRYPGPIPFSKEGGVLMLADSVEAASRSLKEPDEKSISELVDRIVKYKLNQDQLKDSDITLKEIETIKEIFKRMLMSIYHVRINY; from the coding sequence ATGGCAAATCTATCTCCCTCACGCCAAAAGGCTTTACTTCGCAAATACGCCCGTAATCTTAAATTTTTAATGATGGCGGCGAGTATTTGTTTAATTGTTTGGACACTCCCAAAACAGGCAAAATTCAGGTATGAGATTGAAAAAGGGCGTATTTGGACACAAAAAGACCTTATATCTCCTTATAACTTCGCTATACTAAAAACACCGCAGGAAATAGACAATGATCACCGTGCAGCACTGGCGAGCATAACACCCATTTATCAGTTAAATACCGATATAGGGCAGCAGCAACTAGATACTTTCAAAAGCAGTCTTGAAGTAAAATGGCATTCAGCAGGTTTAAACGACCGGCAGAAAGAGGCATACCTAACCATTGGTACCAATCTGTTAAAGAATATTTATGATACCGGTCTTTTAAGGCTTAATCCCAAATATCAGCAGTACGCGGCAGATTATCCTGTAACCATACTAAACAAAAATATTGCTACCGATAAAAATACCGCCGACCTGTTCACCAAGCAAAAAGCGCTCGACTACTGCAACCAGGTTTTAAGCAAACAAAAGGATATTGATAAGTCGTTTTTATTGGATCTGATCATCAGCAGGCTGCAAAATAACCTGGTTTATGATGATGGCCTAACCGCACGGCTGGAAAAAGAAGCTATAGAGAGCCTTTCTGTAACCCGGGGTATGGTGCAAAAGGATGAGATTATAGTAAGCAAAGGTTCGGTAGTAAACGATGAGGTTTATCAAAAGCTGGAATCCTACAAAAAAGCATTTGAGGATAATGCAAGGGTAAACGGCGACCGCCGTTTAGTGGTTTTGGGTGAGGTATTGCTGGTGTCAATAGCTATTGCCTTGCTTATGGTGTTTCTGTATCTTTTCCGTAAGGATATTTATCATGATAATCGCCTGGTTTCGCTTATATTGCTGGTAATTACCGCAATGCTGGGCACTTTATCATTAGCTATTAAGCTGGAAATGCCCAACTTGTATTATATACCTTATTGCATTGTACCTATTATTATCCGCATACTTTTCGATACCCGATTGGCACTCAATATACACTTGCTGGTGGTATTAATAGCGGGCTTTTTTGTGCCCAATAGTTTTGAATTTGCTTATTTTGAGATCACAGCCGGTATGGTTTCCATATACAGCATGAAACACCTCATTAGGCGTGAGCAATTTCTGATATCAGCATTGATCATTACTTTCAGTTATTTTGTGGCATTCCTTGGTATATCATTCATACGGGAGGGCAGTTTTATTAATATTAGCTGGGTAGATTTTCTTCCTTTCGTAGTTAGCGTATTACTCACCTTATTGGCTTACCCACTCATCTATTTATTTGAAAAGCTATTTGCTATAACATCAGACATTACACTTATTGAGCTAACCAACACCAATGCCCCGTTACTGCGTGAACTGGCTTTTACTGCTCCCGGAACGTTTCAGCATTCATTACAGGTAGCTAATCTTGCCGAAAATGCTATATATAGTATTGGTGGCAATGCTTTACTGGTTAGGGCAGGGGCTTTGTACCATGATATCGGTAAACTGGAGAATCCACTTTTCTTTATAGAAAACCAAAGCTCAGGATTTAACCCGCATGATAAGCTACCTTATGAGGAGAGCGCGCAAATTATTATCAGGCATGTAAGCAAGGGTGTTGAAATGGCTGAGAAAGCGAACATACCAGAGGTTGTTATTGATTTTATACGAACGCATCATGGTAACACACGTGTTGACTATTTTTATCAGTCGTATTTGAAAAATTTTCCGGAAAAATTGATAAATGAGAACACTTTCAGGTACCCCGGGCCTATACCTTTTTCAAAAGAAGGGGGTGTTTTGATGCTTGCCGACTCAGTTGAGGCCGCTTCGCGCTCATTAAAAGAGCCGGATGAAAAATCAATAAGCGAACTGGTTGATCGCATTGTAAAATACAAGCTCAATCAAGACCAGCTGAAAGACAGCGACATAACGCTTAAAGAAATCGAAACCATCAAGGAAATTTTTAAGCGAATGCTGATGAGTATTTATCACGTGAGAATAAATTACTAA
- a CDS encoding helix-turn-helix domain-containing protein: MVELNNSDGILAFGQKVRSIRTDKNISMQHLANIADIELSQIHRIETGKINPKLTTILILAKALEINPSEFFV; the protein is encoded by the coding sequence ATGGTTGAACTCAATAATAGTGACGGGATATTAGCCTTTGGACAAAAGGTAAGGTCAATTCGTACCGATAAAAATATTTCCATGCAGCACCTGGCTAACATAGCCGATATTGAATTGTCACAAATCCATCGTATTGAAACTGGTAAAATAAACCCCAAACTTACCACTATACTAATACTTGCTAAAGCATTAGAAATAAATCCGTCCGAATTTTTCGTTTAA
- a CDS encoding acetyl-CoA C-acyltransferase gives MKEVVIVAATRTPIGSFGGSLSALSATQLGSIVIKSAIEKSGLKPEHIQEVYMGNVMSANVGQAPATQAAIFAGLPYLPATTVNKVCASGMKAIMLAAQSIALGENDIVLAGGMESMSNVPYYLDKARNGYRLGNGQIIDGLVKDGLWDVYNDYHMGSAAELCAEKCHISREDQDAFAIESYHRSQKTQSVGKFKDEITPVELKDKKGDITLFTDDEEPQAVKFDKIPSLKPVFKKNGTVTAANASTLNDGAAAVILMSKDKADELGIKPLAKVIAYADAQQAPEWFTTAPSKAIPLALHRAGLAIDQVDYFEINEAFSVVAIANNQNLKLNPAKVNVNGGAVSLGHPLGASGARIIVTLLNVLQQNKGKYGVAGICNGGGGASAIVIENLR, from the coding sequence ATGAAAGAAGTAGTAATAGTTGCGGCTACCCGTACACCAATTGGTAGTTTCGGCGGTAGTTTATCGGCCTTAAGCGCCACACAGCTGGGCAGCATAGTTATCAAATCAGCAATCGAAAAATCGGGCTTAAAGCCAGAGCATATACAGGAAGTTTATATGGGTAATGTAATGTCGGCCAATGTGGGGCAGGCACCTGCTACCCAGGCGGCAATTTTTGCCGGACTACCCTATCTGCCAGCAACAACTGTAAATAAAGTATGCGCATCGGGCATGAAAGCTATTATGCTGGCCGCGCAAAGCATCGCCCTGGGCGAAAACGATATTGTTTTAGCCGGAGGTATGGAGAGCATGAGCAATGTGCCTTATTATTTAGATAAAGCACGCAACGGCTATCGCTTAGGCAATGGACAAATTATTGATGGCTTGGTTAAAGATGGTCTGTGGGATGTTTATAATGATTATCACATGGGGTCAGCTGCTGAGCTTTGCGCTGAGAAATGCCATATAAGCCGTGAGGATCAGGATGCTTTTGCTATTGAATCATACCATCGTTCACAAAAAACACAAAGCGTGGGCAAATTCAAAGATGAAATAACCCCTGTTGAGTTAAAGGATAAAAAGGGCGATATTACTTTATTTACTGATGATGAAGAGCCCCAAGCGGTAAAGTTTGATAAGATTCCATCATTAAAACCTGTATTTAAAAAGAATGGAACGGTTACAGCCGCCAATGCATCTACCTTAAATGACGGCGCTGCTGCTGTTATTTTAATGAGCAAGGATAAAGCTGATGAACTAGGCATAAAACCACTGGCAAAAGTTATTGCCTATGCCGATGCGCAGCAAGCACCTGAATGGTTTACTACTGCTCCATCAAAAGCTATTCCTTTAGCTTTGCACCGCGCAGGTTTAGCTATTGATCAGGTTGATTATTTTGAGATAAACGAAGCTTTTTCCGTTGTAGCTATAGCGAACAATCAAAATTTAAAGCTCAACCCTGCCAAGGTAAACGTTAATGGCGGGGCAGTTTCATTGGGCCACCCGCTGGGTGCTTCGGGTGCGCGAATCATTGTTACCCTTTTAAACGTACTACAGCAAAATAAAGGCAAATATGGCGTTGCCGGCATATGCAACGGTGGCGGCGGCGCGAGTGCAATTGTTATTGAAAATTTACGTTAA
- a CDS encoding polysaccharide deacetylase family protein, whose protein sequence is MLKQIFSVLSIGLLGTFAAQAQENTAAIMARKQVPVICYHQIRDWRPTDSKTAKDYIIPPAAFREHIKMLADSGYHTILPDQLYSYLTKGTPLPSKPIMLTFDDTDLDQFEVARPELKKYGFKGVYFIMTVSLGRPHYMSSAQVKQLSDEGNVIGSHTWDHHMVSKYKHDPNPKKDDWVIQIDKPTKKLEDITGKKIDYFAYPFGIWNKTNLPELRKRGFKIAFQLADKRYPEDPLLTVRRILDSGYWTTKTFGNSVRHSF, encoded by the coding sequence ATGTTAAAACAAATTTTCTCTGTATTATCAATAGGCCTTTTGGGCACATTTGCCGCACAAGCGCAAGAAAATACAGCAGCCATAATGGCCCGCAAACAGGTTCCTGTAATATGCTATCATCAGATACGCGACTGGAGGCCCACTGATTCAAAAACAGCAAAGGATTATATCATTCCGCCTGCAGCATTCAGAGAACATATTAAAATGCTGGCCGACAGTGGCTATCATACTATATTGCCTGATCAGTTATATAGCTATTTAACCAAAGGCACTCCGCTGCCAAGCAAACCTATCATGCTAACTTTTGATGATACAGACCTTGACCAGTTTGAAGTTGCCCGCCCTGAGTTAAAAAAATATGGCTTTAAAGGCGTGTACTTTATCATGACCGTATCACTTGGCAGGCCACATTACATGTCATCGGCCCAGGTAAAACAATTATCTGATGAAGGTAATGTTATTGGTAGTCACACCTGGGATCACCACATGGTAAGCAAATACAAACACGATCCTAACCCTAAAAAGGATGATTGGGTAATACAAATTGACAAGCCTACTAAAAAGCTGGAAGATATTACCGGCAAAAAAATAGATTATTTTGCCTATCCATTTGGTATATGGAACAAAACAAACTTACCAGAGCTAAGAAAACGTGGTTTTAAAATAGCTTTCCAGTTAGCTGATAAGCGCTATCCGGAAGACCCGTTGCTAACTGTTAGAAGGATATTGGACAGCGGTTACTGGACAACAAAAACATTCGGCAATAGCGTTAGGCATAGTTTCTAA